The Lichenihabitans psoromatis genome contains a region encoding:
- a CDS encoding NUDIX hydrolase translates to MMLVTSRDTGRWIVPKGWPIAKLKPRQVAAREAWEEAGLKGRIVGKKALGRFRYMKAIEDEQPIECELTLFALQVSKQSKSWPERRQRKTEWFGVDAAVALASDPGLRKILTDLPASLRTLLSTAPLRTAGSRPKRKSDRAAA, encoded by the coding sequence GTGATGCTTGTTACATCGCGAGATACCGGCAGATGGATTGTTCCAAAAGGTTGGCCAATTGCAAAGCTGAAGCCGCGCCAGGTCGCTGCTCGAGAGGCGTGGGAAGAGGCTGGTTTGAAGGGGCGGATTGTTGGCAAAAAAGCACTCGGCCGCTTCCGCTACATGAAAGCGATTGAGGACGAGCAGCCGATCGAGTGCGAGTTGACGCTGTTTGCGCTGCAAGTCTCAAAACAGAGCAAGTCGTGGCCTGAAAGGCGACAGCGAAAAACTGAATGGTTCGGTGTGGATGCGGCAGTCGCGCTCGCTTCTGACCCAGGCCTGCGCAAGATCCTGACGGACCTACCGGCTTCTCTCAGGACGCTCCTCAGTACGGCGCCGCTCCGAACCGCGGGTTCAAGGCCCAAACGCAAGTCTGATCGAGCGGCAGCTTGA
- a CDS encoding HAD family hydrolase: MEKKHPPILDASAVIFDVDGTLVSTVDFHAEAWQKAFAKFGFQFEVEKIRSQIGKGGDQLMPVFLKPDEIDKHGKEIDAARQELVERVYFPQVVGFPKVRELFDFLIERGIKVALGSSAKTDDLKVYKRAAGIEDLKMTETTSEDAERSKPRPDIFNAALDRLKIEPTRVMVVGDTPYDVEAATKAGMATTGLLCGGFPEASLRDAGAVDIYQDPEGLLTALKAARDAS; this comes from the coding sequence ATGGAAAAAAAGCACCCACCGATCCTCGATGCCTCTGCCGTGATCTTCGACGTGGACGGAACGCTCGTGAGCACCGTCGATTTTCACGCGGAGGCTTGGCAGAAAGCCTTCGCAAAATTTGGATTTCAGTTCGAGGTCGAGAAGATCAGATCTCAGATCGGGAAGGGAGGCGATCAACTCATGCCTGTCTTCCTTAAGCCGGACGAGATCGACAAACACGGTAAAGAAATTGACGCCGCTCGACAAGAATTGGTTGAGCGGGTGTACTTTCCTCAGGTCGTCGGCTTTCCGAAAGTTCGTGAGCTGTTCGATTTCCTGATCGAGCGGGGCATAAAAGTCGCGCTCGGGTCCTCGGCGAAGACGGACGACTTAAAAGTCTATAAGCGAGCCGCGGGGATCGAAGACCTGAAGATGACCGAGACCACATCGGAGGACGCTGAGAGGTCGAAGCCACGTCCAGACATCTTCAACGCCGCCCTCGATCGCCTAAAGATCGAGCCGACTCGCGTTATGGTGGTTGGGGACACGCCTTATGACGTCGAGGCCGCGACGAAGGCTGGTATGGCAACAACCGGCTTATTGTGCGGCGGTTTCCCCGAAGCGTCATTGAGGGACGCGGGTGCCGTCGATATTTACCAGGATCCAGAGGGTCTCCTGACCGCCCTAAAGGCTGCTCGAGATGCAAGTTAA